The Henckelia pumila isolate YLH828 unplaced genomic scaffold, ASM3356847v2 CTG_461:::fragment_3, whole genome shotgun sequence genome window below encodes:
- the LOC140872273 gene encoding EG45-like domain containing protein, which produces MQYNLPMIWLSGLLLLLSHHVRLGGADVGTASVYYQPYTPTACYGDDYSQFPTSGLFAAVGEELWDNSAACGRQYLVRCISAVVPGTCIPGSQIQIKIVDRAETSVSKPTYYGTGLVLSNVAFETLANPNPGVAYLNVEFLQI; this is translated from the exons ATGCAGTATAATCTCCCCATGATATGGCTCTCCggcctcctcctcctcctcagCCACCACGTCCGGCTCGGCGGAGCCGACGTCGGAACAGCCAGCGTGTATTACCAACCATACACTC CCACCGCATGCTACGGGGATGATTACTCTCAGTTTCCGACCAGCGGCCTTTTCGCCGCCGTGGGAGAGGAGCTGTGGGACAACAGCGCCGCCTGCGGGCGGCAGTATTTGGTGAGATGCATCAGCGCCGTCGTGCCGGGGACTTGCATCCCCGGCAGCCAGATACAGATCAAGATCGTGGATCGGGCCGAAACTTCGGTTTCCAAGCCCACTTATTATGGAACGGGCCTAGTGTTGTCCAATGTAGCTTTCGAGACACTCGCAAACCCCAATCCGGGCGTCGCCTATTTGAACGTCGAGTTTCTTCA GATTTGA